In Nilaparvata lugens isolate BPH chromosome 5, ASM1435652v1, whole genome shotgun sequence, the following proteins share a genomic window:
- the LOC120348850 gene encoding GTP:AMP phosphotransferase AK3, mitochondrial-like: MIRQFRALILGAPGSGKGTISSRIIRKFDIKHIASGDILRNNILNKTELGNTAKTYMDKGQLVPNDIMVNLITDELNQNSKVNWLLDGFPRTRTQAEILSKKVQVDVALNLVVPFDVIIARIQQRWIHAPSGRVYNTDFNAPKVPGHDDITGEKLVQRDDDKPEAVSKRLEIYSQTVKPVLDFYKDAGILEEFHGKTSDEMWPLIFKFLSSRTPCKADLNDAK; encoded by the coding sequence ATGATTAGACAGTTTCGTGCGCTTATATTGGGTGCTCCAGGATCTGGAAAAGGTACGATATCATCTAGAATTATTAGAAAGTTTGATATAAAGCACATAGCTAGCGGCGATATTTTGAGAAACAATATTCTCAACAAAACTGAATTAGGTAATACTGCTAAAACTTACATGGATAAAGGACAGCTTGTGCCAAACGATATTATGGTTAATTTGATTACTGACGAGCTAAATCAAAACTCCAAAGTCAACTGGTTATTAGACGGGTTTCCTAGGACTAGGACGCAGGCAGAAATCCTTAGTAAAAAAGTGCAGGTGGATGTTGCATTAAATCTTGTGGTTCCATTTGATGTTATAATTGCAAGAATTCAACAAAGATGGATACATGCTCCTAGCGGCCGTGTGTACAACACAGATTTCAACGCACCCAAAGTCCCCGGCCATGACGACATCACCGGGGAGAAGTTGGTTCAGAGGGATGACGACAAGCCTGAGGCCGTCTCCAAGAGGTTAGAAATTTATTCTCAAACTGTCAAGCCGGTTCTTGATTTTTACAAAGACGCTGGCATCCTGGAAGAATTTCATGGTAAGACGTCTGATGAGATGTGGCCCCttatattcaaatttctctctTCTCGAACGCCTTGTAAAGCTGATTTAAATGATGCAAAGTAG